Proteins encoded by one window of Chaetodon trifascialis isolate fChaTrf1 chromosome 15, fChaTrf1.hap1, whole genome shotgun sequence:
- the nol12 gene encoding nucleolar protein 12 isoform X2, which yields MKNTKKHNNVSSKAKFKPGSKKRENKCIITFDDKDRQEYLTGFHKRKVERRKAAVAEIQKKIKEEQTRVREERHKEYIKMLKERTEALAEDDDDLEEAITSTTESVQYDHPNHTVTVTTISDLDLTVAHRLGPAANQVNGEAEDEEQREEEEEKMAMPRKAGNPIVNKKIRSLTASLNAFTSKQKRKGKQEGRRGRGSRTDKRRGATEGKNRGGKTSKWQRRRNTGKRVHCQD from the exons atgaaaaatacaaaaaagcacaACAATGTGTCCAGTAAGGCTAAATTTAAACCAGGATccaagaagagagaaaacaaatgtaTCATTACGTTTGAcgacaaagacagaca GGAGTATTTAACTGGTTTCCACAAGCGAAAGGTAGAAAGGAGGAAAGCAGCGGTAGCAGAAATTCAGAAGAAAATCAAGGAAGAGCAGACCAGAGTCAGAGAAGAA AGGCATAAGGAATACATAAAGATGCTGAAAGAGAGGACCGAAGCCCTTG ctgaagatgatgatgatctggAAGAAGCTATAACCAGCACAACAGAGTCTGTGCAGTACGATCACCCCAACCACACCGTCACCGTGACAACCATCAGTGATCTTGACCTAACAGTGGCTCACCGCCTTGGACCTGCAGCTAATCAG GTTAATGGGGAGGCCGAGGATgaagaacagagggaggaagaggaggaaaaaatggcGATGCCAAGAAAAGCTGGGAACCCGATCGTCAACAAAAA GATCCGCTCCTTAACTGCGTCGCTCAACGCTTTCACCAGCAAGCAGAAGAGGAAAGGGAAGCAGGAAGGCCGGCGAGGACGAGGCAGTCGCACAGACAAGAGACGCGGTGCCACGGAGGGTAAAAACAGAGGCGGGAAGACCAGCAAGTGGCAGAGACGGCgaaacactgggaaaagggTGCATTGTCAGGACTGA
- the nol12 gene encoding nucleolar protein 12 isoform X1, with protein sequence MKNTKKHNNVSSKAKFKPGSKKRENKCIITFDDKDRQEYLTGFHKRKVERRKAAVAEIQKKIKEEQTRVREERHKEYIKMLKERTEALEAAEDDDDLEEAITSTTESVQYDHPNHTVTVTTISDLDLTVAHRLGPAANQVNGEAEDEEQREEEEEKMAMPRKAGNPIVNKKIRSLTASLNAFTSKQKRKGKQEGRRGRGSRTDKRRGATEGKNRGGKTSKWQRRRNTGKRVHCQD encoded by the exons atgaaaaatacaaaaaagcacaACAATGTGTCCAGTAAGGCTAAATTTAAACCAGGATccaagaagagagaaaacaaatgtaTCATTACGTTTGAcgacaaagacagaca GGAGTATTTAACTGGTTTCCACAAGCGAAAGGTAGAAAGGAGGAAAGCAGCGGTAGCAGAAATTCAGAAGAAAATCAAGGAAGAGCAGACCAGAGTCAGAGAAGAA AGGCATAAGGAATACATAAAGATGCTGAAAGAGAGGACCGAAGCCCTTG AGGcagctgaagatgatgatgatctggAAGAAGCTATAACCAGCACAACAGAGTCTGTGCAGTACGATCACCCCAACCACACCGTCACCGTGACAACCATCAGTGATCTTGACCTAACAGTGGCTCACCGCCTTGGACCTGCAGCTAATCAG GTTAATGGGGAGGCCGAGGATgaagaacagagggaggaagaggaggaaaaaatggcGATGCCAAGAAAAGCTGGGAACCCGATCGTCAACAAAAA GATCCGCTCCTTAACTGCGTCGCTCAACGCTTTCACCAGCAAGCAGAAGAGGAAAGGGAAGCAGGAAGGCCGGCGAGGACGAGGCAGTCGCACAGACAAGAGACGCGGTGCCACGGAGGGTAAAAACAGAGGCGGGAAGACCAGCAAGTGGCAGAGACGGCgaaacactgggaaaagggTGCATTGTCAGGACTGA